One Cupriavidus taiwanensis LMG 19424 DNA segment encodes these proteins:
- a CDS encoding tartrate dehydrogenase, which produces MKTYKIATIPGDGIGKEVVPAGREVMEALAAHGASFRFEFENFDWGGDYYRQHGVMMPADGLDALRDKDAILFGSAGDNQIPDHITLWGLRLKICQGFDQYANVRPTRILPGIDGPLKRCAPEDLNWVIVRENSEGEYSGVGGRVHQGHPIEAATDVSMMTRVGVERILRFAFKLAQSRPRKLLTVITKSNAQRHAMVMWDEVAVQVAKDFPDVTWDKELVDAATARMVNRPATLDTIVATNLHADILSDLAAALAGSLGIAPTGNIDPERRYPSMFEPIHGSAFDIMGKGLANPVGTFWSVVMLLEHLGEHAAAQRVMAAIEAVTANPALHTGDLGGKARTVDVTRAVCDLLAASSQKAA; this is translated from the coding sequence ATGAAGACGTACAAGATTGCAACCATCCCGGGGGACGGCATCGGCAAGGAAGTCGTGCCGGCGGGCCGCGAGGTGATGGAAGCGCTGGCCGCCCATGGCGCCAGCTTTCGCTTCGAGTTCGAGAACTTCGACTGGGGCGGCGACTACTACCGCCAGCATGGCGTGATGATGCCGGCGGACGGTCTCGATGCGCTGCGTGACAAGGACGCCATCCTGTTCGGCTCCGCCGGCGACAACCAGATCCCCGACCACATCACGCTCTGGGGCCTGCGCCTGAAGATCTGCCAGGGCTTCGACCAGTACGCCAACGTGCGCCCGACGCGCATCCTGCCGGGCATCGACGGCCCGCTCAAGCGCTGCGCGCCGGAAGACCTGAACTGGGTGATCGTGCGCGAGAACTCGGAAGGCGAATATTCTGGCGTCGGCGGCCGCGTGCACCAGGGCCATCCGATCGAGGCCGCCACCGATGTCTCGATGATGACGCGGGTCGGGGTGGAGCGCATTCTGCGCTTCGCGTTCAAGCTGGCGCAGTCGCGTCCGCGCAAGCTGCTGACCGTGATCACCAAGTCCAACGCGCAGCGCCATGCCATGGTCATGTGGGATGAAGTCGCGGTGCAGGTGGCAAAGGACTTTCCCGACGTCACCTGGGACAAGGAACTGGTCGATGCCGCCACCGCGCGCATGGTGAACCGCCCCGCGACGCTCGACACCATCGTCGCCACCAACCTGCACGCCGACATCCTGAGCGACCTGGCCGCCGCGCTGGCCGGCAGCCTCGGCATTGCGCCCACCGGCAACATCGACCCGGAGCGCCGCTACCCGTCGATGTTCGAGCCGATCCACGGTTCGGCCTTCGACATCATGGGCAAGGGCCTGGCCAACCCCGTCGGCACGTTCTGGTCGGTGGTCATGCTGCTCGAACACCTGGGGGAACACGCCGCCGCGCAACGCGTGATGGCGGCAATCGAAGCCGTGACCGCCAATCCGGCGCTGCATACCGGCGACCTGGGCGGCAAGGCCCGGACGGTCGACGTGACCCGGGCCGTCTGCGACTTGCTTGCGGCAAGCAGCCAGAAGGCCGCCTGA
- a CDS encoding alpha/beta fold hydrolase — translation MLLLAGLAGVGASWGPQIDLFAAHHQVIVPDHRGTGASEHTARGMTIAQHALDMVRVIEAVGCGPVHAVGSSTGGAIVQWLAIHHRERLRSATILSSIARADAFYRRQFDMRRRMLADSGLRASTEANALFLFDPEFQREHPEQVQAWVNTASACPFEPEIVFARIDMIAGHDAFDDLPSITTPTLVLVGERDFCAPPYFSEELAGRIPGAEFAILNGGHFIFLEKPVMLHDAVEAFIARHQHG, via the coding sequence GTGCTGCTGCTCGCCGGGCTTGCGGGGGTCGGCGCCTCCTGGGGACCGCAGATCGATCTGTTCGCCGCGCATCACCAAGTGATCGTACCGGATCACCGCGGCACCGGCGCTTCCGAGCACACCGCCCGCGGCATGACCATTGCGCAGCACGCGCTGGACATGGTGCGGGTCATCGAGGCGGTCGGTTGCGGGCCGGTTCATGCGGTCGGCTCATCGACCGGCGGGGCCATCGTACAGTGGCTGGCGATCCATCACCGCGAACGCTTGCGTAGCGCGACAATCCTCTCTTCGATCGCACGCGCGGACGCGTTCTATCGGCGCCAGTTCGACATGCGGCGACGCATGCTGGCCGATTCCGGCCTGCGCGCGTCTACCGAGGCCAACGCGCTATTCCTCTTCGATCCGGAATTCCAGCGCGAGCACCCGGAGCAGGTGCAGGCCTGGGTGAACACGGCATCGGCCTGTCCATTCGAACCGGAGATCGTCTTCGCCCGGATCGACATGATCGCCGGGCATGACGCCTTCGATGACCTGCCGTCGATCACCACGCCAACGCTGGTGCTAGTGGGCGAACGCGACTTCTGCGCGCCGCCGTATTTTTCCGAGGAACTGGCCGGCCGGATTCCGGGGGCCGAGTTTGCCATCCTGAACGGTGGCCACTTCATCTTTCTGGAGAAGCCGGTCATGCTGCACGACGCCGTAGAAGCCTTCATCGCCAGGCACCAACACGGCTAA
- a CDS encoding Bug family tripartite tricarboxylate transporter substrate binding protein: MHRFTTRTIRRICGLSLYAIGLCSATAATAQDWPAKPISLVVPFPSGGTTDILARALGDQLSRALGQPVIVENRPGAGATVGADYVVKAKPDGYTLLIGAVHHTIATSVYKKLPYSFQKDLAPVSTLAMVPNVLVINSARTPAKNVAELVALAKKASPELSYGSNGNGTAQHLIGTQFQASTGVKLLHVPYKGSGPLTTDLLGGQVSMSFDTLTTVLPHIKGGKLKALAVTTAKRSSALPEVPTMEESGLKGFDIGTWFGVLAPAATPKPVVTRLNAEIVKIVNSPDFQQRMLAAGAEPMSSTPEAFARRIQDETTRFAVLVRDGKVTIE, encoded by the coding sequence ATGCATCGCTTCACCACCCGGACTATCCGCCGCATCTGCGGCCTGTCGCTCTATGCCATCGGGCTTTGCAGCGCTACCGCGGCAACGGCACAGGACTGGCCGGCCAAACCCATCAGCCTGGTGGTGCCGTTCCCGTCGGGCGGCACCACCGACATCCTGGCGCGCGCGCTCGGCGACCAGTTGTCCAGGGCGCTGGGCCAGCCGGTCATCGTCGAGAACCGGCCCGGCGCGGGTGCCACCGTGGGCGCCGACTACGTCGTCAAGGCGAAGCCCGATGGCTATACGCTGCTGATCGGCGCCGTCCACCACACCATCGCCACCTCCGTCTACAAGAAGCTGCCCTACAGCTTCCAGAAGGACCTGGCGCCGGTCTCCACGCTGGCAATGGTGCCCAATGTGCTGGTCATCAACAGCGCCAGGACGCCGGCGAAGAACGTAGCCGAGCTGGTCGCGCTGGCAAAGAAGGCCTCGCCGGAACTGTCGTACGGCTCCAATGGCAACGGCACCGCCCAACACCTGATCGGCACCCAGTTCCAGGCGAGCACAGGTGTCAAATTACTGCATGTTCCTTACAAGGGCAGCGGCCCGCTCACCACTGACCTGCTCGGGGGCCAGGTATCCATGTCATTCGACACACTGACCACGGTGCTGCCTCACATCAAGGGCGGCAAGCTCAAGGCACTGGCGGTGACCACGGCGAAACGCTCCAGCGCGTTGCCCGAGGTACCGACGATGGAGGAGTCCGGCCTCAAGGGCTTCGATATCGGCACGTGGTTCGGTGTGCTCGCCCCCGCCGCTACGCCAAAGCCGGTGGTCACGCGGCTGAATGCCGAGATCGTCAAGATCGTGAATTCGCCGGATTTCCAGCAGCGCATGCTGGCCGCCGGCGCGGAACCCATGTCGAGCACGCCCGAAGCGTTTGCACGGCGCATCCAAGACGAGACCACCAGGTTCGCCGTCCTGGTCAGGGATGGCAAGGTCACCATCGAATGA
- a CDS encoding glycerate kinase type-2 family protein, which yields MTISTQAASALLRRMFDAAVAAAQPSQIIARHLPERPEGRTIVIGAGKASAAMAQAFEAAWPWALEGLVVTRYGHAVPCERIEVLQAAHPVPDAAGHDAARRMLERVAGLTEDDLVVSLVSGGGSSLLPLPLAGISLRDKQAINRALLKSGATIAEMNCVRRHLSAIKGGRLAAACYPARVCNLLLSDVPGDDPIDIASGPTVPDPTTRHDALDIVRRYGLEMPSHVLRVLEAETAETIKPGAAGLPRIDTTLVATPRMALEAAAGVARAAGFRVHLLGDAIEGEARDVGLVLGSLALESANHQLFPGPCVLLSGGETTVTVRGTGRGGRNVEFLLALALTLRGDARIHALAGDTDGVDGQEEIAGAIVTPDTLARAWALGMRPRDALANNDGHGFFAALGDAVITGPTLTNVNDFRAILIAP from the coding sequence ATGACCATTTCCACCCAAGCCGCCTCGGCACTGCTGCGCCGCATGTTCGACGCCGCCGTCGCCGCCGCGCAGCCATCGCAGATCATCGCGCGCCATTTGCCCGAACGCCCTGAGGGCCGCACCATCGTGATCGGTGCCGGCAAGGCGTCGGCGGCCATGGCCCAGGCCTTCGAAGCCGCCTGGCCGTGGGCGCTGGAGGGCCTCGTCGTCACGCGTTACGGCCATGCCGTGCCGTGCGAGCGCATCGAGGTGTTGCAAGCCGCGCATCCGGTGCCCGACGCCGCCGGACACGATGCCGCGCGCCGTATGCTGGAACGGGTGGCTGGCCTGACCGAGGACGACCTGGTGGTCAGCCTGGTGTCCGGCGGGGGTTCCTCGCTGCTGCCACTGCCGCTGGCGGGCATATCGCTGCGGGACAAGCAGGCCATCAACCGCGCGCTGCTCAAGTCCGGGGCCACGATCGCGGAGATGAACTGCGTGCGGCGCCACCTGTCGGCGATCAAGGGCGGACGCCTGGCCGCCGCCTGCTATCCGGCCAGGGTCTGCAACCTGCTGCTGTCCGATGTGCCGGGCGATGACCCGATTGACATTGCATCGGGCCCCACCGTGCCGGACCCGACCACCCGCCACGACGCGCTCGACATCGTGCGCCGCTACGGTCTGGAAATGCCGTCGCACGTCCTGCGCGTACTGGAAGCCGAAACGGCGGAAACCATCAAGCCTGGCGCCGCCGGCCTGCCGCGCATCGACACCACCCTGGTCGCCACGCCCCGCATGGCGCTGGAAGCGGCTGCCGGCGTCGCGCGCGCGGCGGGATTTCGCGTGCACCTGCTGGGCGACGCGATCGAAGGCGAGGCACGCGATGTCGGGCTCGTGCTCGGCTCGCTTGCCCTCGAATCGGCCAATCACCAGCTGTTTCCCGGCCCCTGCGTGCTGCTGTCGGGCGGCGAAACCACCGTCACCGTGCGGGGCACGGGACGTGGCGGCCGCAACGTGGAGTTCCTGCTCGCGCTCGCGCTGACATTGCGCGGCGACGCGCGCATTCATGCGTTGGCGGGCGACACCGATGGGGTCGACGGCCAGGAAGAGATTGCCGGCGCCATCGTGACGCCGGACACCCTCGCGCGCGCCTGGGCGCTGGGCATGCGCCCGCGGGATGCCCTGGCGAACAACGACGGGCACGGTTTCTTCGCCGCGCTGGGCGATGCCGTCATCACCGGTCCCACCCTGACCAACGTCAACGATTTCCGCGCGATCCTGATCGCGCCCTGA
- a CDS encoding VOC family protein: protein MDLTIHSTFLPHFDPEASLAFYRDALDFDIRKDVAFGGHRWITVGPKGKPDTSIVLYPPNATPGVTDDEKRTIAEMMAKGTFAMLLLGAKDLDTVFRRLQDRDAEIVQEPTDQPYGVRDFAVRDPAGNMIRIQQLQ from the coding sequence ATGGACCTCACCATTCACTCGACCTTTCTTCCGCATTTCGATCCGGAGGCCTCGCTGGCGTTCTACCGGGACGCCCTGGATTTCGACATCCGCAAGGACGTCGCCTTCGGCGGCCACCGCTGGATCACCGTCGGGCCGAAGGGCAAGCCCGACACATCCATCGTCCTGTACCCGCCCAACGCTACCCCGGGCGTCACCGACGACGAGAAGCGCACCATCGCCGAGATGATGGCCAAGGGGACGTTCGCCATGCTGCTGCTTGGCGCCAAAGACCTGGACACCGTCTTCCGGCGCCTGCAGGACCGCGACGCCGAGATCGTCCAGGAGCCAACCGACCAGCCCTACGGCGTGCGCGACTTCGCGGTGCGCGATCCGGCCGGCAACATGATCCGGATCCAGCAACTGCAATAA
- the pyk gene encoding pyruvate kinase — MRRLRNAKIVATLGPASTSPGIIEALFDAGADVFRLNFSHGSHDDHRQRLDTIRAIERERGRPIGVLLDLQGPKLRIGAFAEGPVQLAAEASFRLDLDQDVPGSAARVSLPHPEIFAALREGSELLLDDGKIRLRVDRCGSDFADTTVVNGGTLSDRKGVNVPGVVLPLSAMTDKDRRDLEFGLALGVDWIALSFVQRPEDIHEIKAIVQDRAGIVAKLEKPAAIQSLDAIVAEADAVMVARGDLGVEMPAEQVPSLQKHIVRACRKAGKPVIVATQMLESMVAAPVPTRAEASDVATAVYDGADAVMLSAESASGRYPVEAVKMMNSIITRTESDPLYHDAIQASHTPPRAEAADAIGYAVRHVAGLLRVPATVAYTSSGYSALRMARERPEVPILGMTPRIATARRLALAWGVHAVLCHEVVDVREMTELASRTVLRERFGERGQSIVISAGLPFTVAGTTNLLRIAQVQ; from the coding sequence ATGAGACGCCTTCGCAATGCGAAGATCGTGGCCACGCTGGGGCCCGCCAGCACGTCACCTGGGATCATCGAGGCGCTGTTCGACGCGGGCGCCGATGTGTTTCGCCTGAACTTCAGCCACGGCAGCCACGACGACCACCGCCAGCGGCTTGACACGATTCGGGCCATCGAGCGCGAACGTGGCCGCCCGATCGGCGTGCTGCTCGATCTGCAAGGTCCCAAGCTGCGCATCGGCGCCTTTGCCGAGGGACCGGTCCAGCTTGCGGCGGAGGCATCGTTCCGGCTGGACCTGGACCAGGATGTACCCGGTTCCGCGGCCCGCGTCAGCCTGCCCCACCCGGAGATCTTCGCGGCGCTGCGCGAAGGGTCCGAACTGCTGCTCGACGACGGCAAGATCCGCCTGCGCGTGGACCGTTGCGGCAGCGACTTCGCCGACACCACGGTGGTCAATGGCGGCACCCTGTCCGACCGCAAGGGCGTCAACGTGCCTGGCGTGGTGCTGCCGCTCTCGGCCATGACCGACAAGGACCGTCGCGATCTCGAATTTGGCCTGGCGCTCGGCGTGGACTGGATTGCGCTGTCGTTCGTGCAGCGGCCCGAAGATATCCATGAAATCAAGGCCATCGTGCAGGACCGTGCCGGCATCGTCGCCAAGCTGGAAAAGCCTGCCGCGATCCAGAGCCTGGATGCCATCGTTGCCGAAGCCGACGCAGTGATGGTGGCGCGTGGCGATCTCGGCGTGGAAATGCCCGCCGAGCAAGTGCCATCGCTGCAGAAGCACATCGTGCGCGCCTGCCGCAAGGCGGGCAAGCCGGTCATCGTGGCGACGCAGATGCTGGAGTCGATGGTCGCCGCGCCGGTGCCCACCCGGGCGGAAGCCTCCGACGTGGCCACGGCCGTCTACGACGGCGCCGATGCGGTCATGCTTTCCGCCGAATCGGCCTCGGGCCGATACCCGGTGGAGGCCGTGAAGATGATGAACAGCATTATCACGCGCACCGAGTCCGATCCGCTCTACCACGACGCGATCCAGGCTTCGCACACGCCGCCGCGCGCCGAGGCGGCCGATGCCATCGGCTACGCGGTGCGCCATGTGGCAGGACTGCTAAGGGTGCCGGCCACGGTGGCCTACACCAGCTCGGGCTATTCCGCGCTGCGCATGGCGCGCGAGCGCCCCGAGGTGCCGATCCTTGGCATGACCCCGCGCATCGCCACGGCCCGCCGCCTGGCGCTGGCCTGGGGCGTCCACGCCGTGCTGTGCCACGAAGTCGTCGACGTACGGGAAATGACCGAGCTGGCGAGCCGCACCGTGCTCAGGGAACGCTTCGGCGAGCGCGGCCAGTCGATCGTGATTTCCGCCGGGCTGCCGTTCACGGTGGCCGGCACGACCAATCTGCTGCGCATTGCGCAGGTCCAGTGA
- a CDS encoding LysR substrate-binding domain-containing protein: MAANTAIQPAELGFFVALAAAGSLSAAARDLGISTAAVSKRLGQMEARIGMPLVIRTTRRMSLTPEGEVLLEHARRILGELDDLEQLLTSAKSRPSGLLRVNATLGFGRMHVAPVISDYSRRYPEVDVQLQLSADPPPLTEDAFDVCVRFGEPPDARIVARKLAPNRRLLVASPGYLRKHGTPQVPADLPRHNCIGIRQGSDAYGVWRLTAIRGARPRTEAVHVRGNLTTNDGEIAVNWALEGHGIVLRAEWDVDRYLRSGRLVQVLPQYATPEANIYAVYQQRHQLSSRIRLFVEYLAEKFAAFGQ, from the coding sequence ATGGCGGCCAACACTGCGATCCAGCCCGCCGAGCTGGGCTTCTTCGTCGCGCTGGCTGCGGCCGGCAGCCTGAGCGCCGCGGCACGCGACCTGGGTATCAGCACGGCGGCGGTCAGCAAGCGGCTGGGGCAGATGGAGGCGCGCATCGGCATGCCGCTGGTGATCCGCACCACCCGGCGCATGAGCCTGACCCCGGAGGGAGAGGTGTTGCTCGAACATGCGCGCCGCATCCTGGGCGAACTGGACGATCTGGAGCAATTGCTGACCAGCGCCAAGAGCAGGCCCAGCGGCCTGCTTCGCGTCAATGCCACGCTCGGTTTCGGTCGCATGCATGTGGCGCCGGTCATCTCGGACTACAGCCGCAGGTATCCCGAGGTGGATGTGCAGCTGCAGCTGTCGGCCGACCCGCCTCCGTTGACCGAAGATGCCTTCGACGTCTGCGTGCGCTTCGGCGAGCCGCCGGACGCCCGCATCGTGGCGCGCAAGCTGGCGCCGAACCGCCGCCTGCTGGTGGCGTCGCCGGGCTACCTGCGCAAGCACGGCACCCCGCAGGTGCCGGCGGACTTGCCGCGTCATAACTGCATCGGCATCCGCCAGGGCAGCGATGCCTATGGCGTGTGGCGGCTGACCGCGATCCGGGGAGCCAGGCCGCGCACCGAGGCTGTCCACGTGCGCGGCAACCTGACCACCAACGATGGCGAGATCGCCGTGAACTGGGCGTTGGAAGGGCACGGCATCGTGCTGCGTGCGGAATGGGATGTCGACCGCTACCTGCGCAGCGGAAGGCTGGTGCAGGTGCTGCCGCAATATGCGACGCCGGAAGCCAACATCTATGCCGTGTATCAACAGCGGCATCAATTGTCGTCGCGGATCCGGCTGTTCGTGGAGTATCTGGCGGAGAAATTCGCGGCGTTTGGTCAGTAG
- a CDS encoding VOC family protein translates to MFDHVKFGVSDYAASKAFFLKALAPLGVAVASEGPPAYGVELSGKGKASLCLFQTDEKPAHLHLAFVAETRQQVDAFHRAALAAGATDNGAPGLRPHYHANYYAAFVIGPDGHNIEAVCHAPGA, encoded by the coding sequence ATGTTTGACCACGTCAAATTCGGTGTCAGCGACTATGCCGCCAGCAAGGCGTTCTTCCTCAAAGCGCTGGCGCCGCTCGGTGTAGCGGTGGCGTCGGAGGGACCGCCGGCCTACGGTGTCGAGCTCAGCGGAAAGGGCAAGGCTTCGCTATGCCTGTTCCAGACCGACGAGAAGCCAGCGCATCTGCACCTGGCGTTTGTCGCCGAGACCCGGCAACAGGTCGACGCCTTCCATCGCGCAGCGCTAGCCGCGGGAGCCACGGACAATGGTGCGCCGGGTCTTCGGCCCCACTACCACGCGAACTACTATGCGGCGTTCGTGATTGGCCCTGACGGGCACAATATCGAGGCGGTTTGCCACGCGCCTGGCGCGTAA
- a CDS encoding 3-oxoacid CoA-transferase subunit B, with protein MPHETPQVRPLPRLSRHAMARIVAADIPDGSYVNLGIGMPTLVADQLPPDREIVLHSENGILGMGRVIRDGAADPDLINASKEPIALLAGASISDHAMSFAMMRGGHLDITVLGGFQVSATGDLANWSTGAPDAIPAVGGAMDLVAGAARLFVMMEHVTRDGEPKIVERCSYPVTGLGVVDRIYTDLAVIEVQPGGGLLVTGLAEGVSFETVAALSGAPLTLQAQCRVLR; from the coding sequence ATGCCGCATGAGACGCCGCAAGTCCGGCCACTGCCCCGGCTCAGCCGCCATGCCATGGCGCGCATCGTGGCGGCCGACATTCCGGATGGCAGCTACGTCAATCTGGGCATCGGCATGCCGACCCTGGTGGCGGACCAGTTGCCGCCGGACCGGGAGATCGTCCTGCACAGCGAGAACGGCATCCTCGGCATGGGCCGCGTGATCCGCGACGGCGCGGCCGATCCCGACCTGATCAACGCCAGCAAGGAACCGATCGCGTTGCTCGCCGGCGCTTCGATTTCCGATCACGCGATGTCCTTCGCCATGATGCGCGGCGGCCATCTCGACATTACCGTGCTGGGCGGCTTCCAGGTCTCCGCCACGGGCGACCTGGCCAACTGGTCGACCGGCGCCCCCGACGCGATTCCCGCCGTGGGCGGCGCCATGGACCTGGTAGCGGGCGCGGCCAGGCTGTTCGTGATGATGGAGCATGTCACCCGCGACGGCGAACCCAAGATCGTCGAGCGCTGCAGCTATCCCGTCACCGGCCTTGGCGTGGTGGACCGCATCTACACGGACCTGGCGGTCATCGAGGTGCAGCCCGGCGGCGGGCTGCTGGTCACCGGGCTCGCCGAAGGCGTGTCATTCGAAACGGTGGCGGCGCTGAGCGGGGCGCCGCTGACGCTGCAGGCGCAATGCCGGGTGTTGCGCTAG
- a CDS encoding helix-turn-helix transcriptional regulator, whose amino-acid sequence MPAATPETVLRDLARLRRVRDRIDRDYAQPLDVEALARGVHMSAGHLSRQFRLAYGESVYAYLMTRRIERAMALLRRGDLSVTEVCFEVGCSSLGSFSSRFTELVGVSPSSYRRDAARQAEGIPSCIARQVTRPVRNREAPEPSPD is encoded by the coding sequence ATGCCTGCCGCGACCCCCGAGACCGTGCTGCGTGACCTGGCCCGCCTGCGCCGGGTCCGCGACCGCATTGACCGCGACTACGCCCAGCCCCTGGACGTCGAGGCGCTCGCACGCGGCGTCCATATGTCGGCGGGCCATCTCAGCCGGCAGTTCCGGCTGGCCTATGGCGAGTCGGTCTACGCCTACCTGATGACCCGGCGCATCGAGCGCGCGATGGCGCTGCTGCGCCGGGGCGACCTGAGCGTGACCGAGGTCTGCTTCGAGGTCGGGTGCTCGTCGCTGGGCTCATTCAGTTCCCGGTTTACCGAACTGGTTGGCGTCTCGCCCAGCAGCTACCGGCGCGACGCCGCGCGCCAGGCCGAGGGCATCCCGTCCTGCATCGCCCGGCAGGTGACGCGACCGGTCAGGAATCGAGAAGCGCCGGAGCCGTCGCCTGATTAG